In Macadamia integrifolia cultivar HAES 741 unplaced genomic scaffold, SCU_Mint_v3 scaffold429, whole genome shotgun sequence, the genomic stretch TAAATGGAATCAGTCAAGTTCAAAACAGCAAGGCAACTCAAGTCCGCCCACCCTACGCGTGCGGCCCAAACGTAAGCGCCACTCAACGTTCACACGAGTCACACATGTGTGCGTTGTCGCTCGTGTATACGTGTACACGTGTACAGGCGACAGTCCTTGACCGCACATGTTCGCAGATCAACTGACCTTCtatgaaatgaccaaaatacttAAACCCCTCTTTACAAGTAAAAGCAGTGATTATGTCATTTTTAGTCATTTCACTTACACTTCCTTTTCTACAACTCTACCTCGAAAAATCCAAACTTGAAGTTGAAATTGAAGTCCGAAACTAATTCGGATCTCACAAGTTTCCAATCTCAACCGTTCATACCTAATACGAAAATCTAACCGTCCGTTTCCATTTCTCTCTATATAAATAGCTCCGCAGAGAAGGACTCTTCTACGTTCTCCTAACCGTTTCACAGCTTGTCTTCGATTGTGAATCTATAGAGGGATAGAGagagacaagagagagagagaggatttggAATTTCGATTACAGTATTACATAGCAAAACGTTTCTCTGATTTAATAGTTCTTTGGTTGCGGATTTCGATTCTGTTGTTTTGCCTTGGAAAAACgagtttttctagggtttttagggttttctttaaCTGCTAATCTTGGAAAATTAGATCTTTTCTTATAGACGCTATTGAATCTTTCTTGGATTAGCGATCTTGAGCAAGAAGCTGAATCCTAGTATAGTTTGTTAGGGTTTCGTTTGGTACGATCTAGGTTTAATTGGTTGGATTTGCCGATCTGATGAACGATCAGTCTCAGATGATGAGTCAGTCTCAAATGTTGAATCGTGTTTATGGAATCTGGCCACATCCACCTCCGCTGCCACAGCCGTCTGAAGATCCTGGTAAGTTTCAGAATGCTTCGAGGCAGGCTTTTGTGGCACCGAAACCTGGAAGGGGAAATTGGAAGGGGAAAAAGTTTGTTGATAAACGGAAAGGTCGGAAGGAGAAGGGCGTAGTTATCAATGGCAACGCTAccggtggtggtggaggtggaggttaCAAACCCCCAACCCTTCATGAACTGCAGTCTCAGAATCGATTGAAGGCTCGTAGGTTTTATCCGAAGAAGAAGTTCAATAATCGTTTTGCTCCATTTGCCCCTAGGAACACGTCATCTTTCATAATCCGAGCCAAGAAATCTGGAGGAATTGCGTCACTCGTCTCCCCCTGTCCTGTAACCCCAGCGATTCTCCCAACTCCGATATTCTCTCCGTCTAGGGAGGTTCTTGGTGATATGGCCAAGGAAGAGTGGGGGGTTGATGGGTATGGATCAATGAAGGGTTTGATCAGGCTTCGATCTCCAGGTCATGAAGCCCGAGAGGATGTCCgtgatgatgaggaagaagacgaaggagGTTCGAGCGAGAGTGATGTTGAAGAGCATGTTGAGGTGGAGAGGAGATTGGATCACGACTTGAGCCGTTTTGAGATGATTTACCACCCTAACTGTACTGACGAGCACGCGAACTTGCTGGAGAATCGCGTGGACGATCAGGGCTCTCACATAGCACAGCTGGAGGAGGAGAACCTGACACTGAAGGAACGGCTTTTcttgatggagagagagatggtAGACTTGAGGAGGAGATTGCTGTGCTTGGAGACGGGAAATCGAGCGCCGGAGGAAAATATCGAGGAAGCGTCTGAGAACGTATCAGAGAACGATGGGGGTTGGGATGTCTCCTCGGAGAAGAGCGTCGGCGACGGTGATGAAGGAGCGGCTCTTCTTGATGGTGAGAGAGTTGGTAGACTTGAGGAGACTGCTGTGTTTGGAGACGGGAAATCGGGCGGCGAAGGAAAATAACAAGGAGAAGCGTCTGAAGAACGAAGAGGGTTGGGAGATCTGCTCGGAGAAGAGCGTCGGCGACGGTGACTGATTGTAATCGTCCCACCTGGATTAAGCCTCTTCTCTGTACAGATTTTCTCTTGGGATTCTAATCTTTTGATGTTTTCTGTGCAAATTTTTGTATATATGACCTCTTAGGATGTTAGATTTGTCTTCATGTTTCCTTCTTTGTTAATCTGACCTTGGCCATGAGCAAGTTCTGCTGAACTTTACTCCCACAAgctgaaatggaagaaaaattcCAGCTTCTTTTTTCCTGTTTGGGAAAGAACTAAGAAACCTTTGTTCATTGCATGTTTAGATTTTCTGTTTTCGTAGTCGTTTCTAATCTTTCTGTTACTTTTTGATTGaaattctcaaatttctttgTTATGCTTGAAACTAAAGAGTTAATAGAAATATTTTCTGATGTTAGTTTCTGTTTCATTTGGTGCTTTTCATGTAAACATTGAAGCATGTATCTggtttgtttttattctttatcaGTGGAGGAATTCTTATTTGAATTGCTTGAACTAGATTTGCAGAAACTGGGGATCTCCAGAGCAGAGAATTATTGACAATC encodes the following:
- the LOC122068585 gene encoding uncharacterized protein LOC122068585 produces the protein MNDQSQMMSQSQMLNRVYGIWPHPPPLPQPSEDPGKFQNASRQAFVAPKPGRGNWKGKKFVDKRKGRKEKGVVINGNATGGGGGGGYKPPTLHELQSQNRLKARRFYPKKKFNNRFAPFAPRNTSSFIIRAKKSGGIASLVSPCPVTPAILPTPIFSPSREVLGDMAKEEWGVDGYGSMKGLIRLRSPGHEAREDVRDDEEEDEGGSSESDVEEHVEVERRLDHDLSRFEMIYHPNCTDEHANLLENRVDDQGSHIAQLEEENLTLKERLFLMEREMVDLRRRLLCLETGNRAPEENIEEASENVSENDGGWDVSSEKSVGDGDEGAALLDGERVGRLEETAVFGDGKSGGEGK